The following proteins are encoded in a genomic region of Planococcus lenghuensis:
- a CDS encoding GntT/GntP/DsdX family permease produces the protein MDGSLLILVALAGILLLLFLVIVVKLHAFVALLLVSLLVGIAAGMPLTGVLESIIEGMGGTLGFVAIVVGLGAMFGKMLEISGGAERLASTLIKKFGEDKAQWALGITGFIVAIPVFFDVGFIILVPLVYGLARKTGRSLLYYGIPLLAGLAVTHSFIPPTPGPIAVADLVGAELGWVILFGAMAGLPAMILAGPLFGRFIAKRIHVSIPDYMEIDTEKEYDKEMPSFGMITFLILIPLILILSNTLSTVLLEEGNALRSVLVFLGHPIVALIIATLLTFYLLGTRRGYTRQEVQDIATKALEPAGIIILVTGAGGVFKQVLIDSGVGVVLGEMMNNSAMPAIVLAFLIATAVRVAQGSATVAMVTAAGLITPLLELNNVTGPALGLIVISIASGATVLSHVNDSGFWLVNRFFGMDVKDTLKSWTVMETIIGLTGFVVVLTISLFI, from the coding sequence ATGGATGGATCGTTGTTAATTTTAGTGGCGCTTGCCGGGATTCTGCTGTTATTATTCCTGGTGATTGTAGTGAAACTGCACGCATTTGTTGCGCTGCTGCTCGTCAGCTTACTTGTCGGCATAGCCGCTGGAATGCCGCTGACAGGAGTACTTGAATCGATTATCGAAGGAATGGGCGGCACGCTCGGCTTTGTGGCGATCGTCGTCGGACTCGGTGCCATGTTCGGCAAAATGCTTGAGATCTCAGGCGGAGCGGAGCGGCTTGCTTCCACGCTGATCAAAAAATTCGGGGAAGATAAAGCGCAATGGGCGCTTGGCATCACCGGCTTTATCGTTGCCATTCCCGTATTTTTTGATGTCGGCTTCATCATTTTAGTGCCGCTTGTATACGGTCTGGCAAGAAAGACCGGCCGTTCTTTACTGTATTACGGCATTCCGCTGCTGGCGGGTCTTGCTGTCACGCATAGCTTTATTCCCCCGACCCCCGGCCCGATCGCAGTGGCGGATTTAGTCGGAGCGGAGCTTGGCTGGGTCATCCTGTTTGGTGCGATGGCGGGTCTTCCGGCAATGATTCTGGCCGGACCGCTTTTTGGCCGATTTATCGCGAAGCGAATCCATGTGAGCATTCCGGATTATATGGAAATTGATACGGAGAAGGAATACGATAAAGAAATGCCGAGCTTTGGTATGATCACGTTCCTGATTCTGATTCCGCTGATCCTGATTCTGTCGAATACACTTTCAACCGTGCTGTTGGAAGAAGGGAATGCGCTTCGAAGTGTGTTGGTATTCCTTGGCCATCCGATCGTCGCGTTAATCATTGCGACATTGCTGACTTTTTACTTGCTCGGCACACGTCGCGGCTATACACGACAGGAAGTGCAGGATATTGCGACAAAAGCATTGGAGCCTGCGGGAATTATCATTCTCGTCACAGGTGCCGGCGGTGTGTTCAAACAAGTGCTGATCGATTCCGGAGTCGGTGTGGTATTGGGTGAAATGATGAATAATTCAGCCATGCCTGCAATCGTACTGGCATTCCTTATTGCAACGGCTGTCCGTGTGGCTCAAGGTTCTGCAACCGTTGCCATGGTGACAGCAGCCGGTCTGATTACACCACTGTTGGAGCTAAATAACGTGACGGGACCGGCGCTCGGTTTGATTGTTATTTCCATTGCGTCAGGAGCAACTGTGCTTTCCCATGTGAATGACTCAGGTTTCTGGCTCGTTAACCGGTTCTTCGGTATGGATGTGAAAGACACACTGAAATCTTGGACGGTTATGGAAACCATCATCGGTCTTACCGGTTTCGTCGTGGTGCTTACAATTAGCTTATTCATTTAG
- a CDS encoding MurR/RpiR family transcriptional regulator, with product MQGQTHALAAIRGSYSQFSDKERKIADFVLADPKNIIHLTINQIADELNLAESTIFRFCQRIGFKGFQAFKIALAAEIVTPLKDIHEEIEEGDSMKTVSEKVFHTNMKAIEDTLGILDEAAIERAAAEILSARKIEFFGNGGSGIVALDGYHKFIRLGLHVAMNLDAHIQLMSASQLEKGDVAIIISHSGSTTDVLEVLRVLKEKEVTVICVTNFAKSPLSKEADIALYTVSEETDYRSEALSSRIAQLSLIDALYTNLMIARGDKGKQAINNMRNAMSQKRL from the coding sequence TTGCAGGGACAAACGCACGCACTTGCCGCAATCCGCGGCAGTTATTCTCAGTTCAGTGACAAAGAGCGAAAAATAGCCGATTTTGTACTGGCAGATCCAAAAAACATCATCCACCTGACGATCAATCAAATCGCAGATGAGCTGAATCTGGCGGAATCAACCATTTTCCGCTTCTGTCAGCGCATTGGCTTTAAGGGATTTCAGGCGTTCAAAATCGCGCTTGCGGCAGAAATCGTGACACCTTTGAAAGATATTCACGAGGAAATTGAAGAAGGAGACAGCATGAAGACTGTCTCCGAAAAAGTTTTCCATACAAATATGAAAGCCATTGAGGACACACTTGGAATTTTAGACGAGGCTGCCATCGAACGAGCCGCAGCAGAAATTTTAAGCGCAAGGAAAATCGAGTTTTTTGGAAACGGCGGATCGGGCATCGTGGCACTGGACGGCTATCATAAATTCATCCGCCTCGGTCTTCACGTGGCGATGAATCTCGATGCGCACATTCAATTGATGTCAGCGTCACAACTTGAAAAAGGGGATGTCGCGATCATCATTTCCCACTCCGGTTCCACAACCGATGTGCTGGAAGTACTCCGCGTGCTGAAGGAAAAGGAAGTAACGGTGATTTGTGTGACCAATTTCGCCAAGTCACCTCTATCAAAAGAAGCGGACATTGCACTTTATACAGTCTCCGAAGAAACGGATTACCGTTCGGAAGCGCTGTCTTCGCGAATCGCCCAATTGTCGCTGATTGACGCCCTTTATACGAATTTAATGATTGCCCGCGGCGATAAAGGGAAACAAGCCATCAATAACATGCGGAACGCCATGTCGCAAAAACGGCTATAA
- a CDS encoding RelA/SpoT family protein: MAKDQIKTAEDVFADAAAYMNEQHVAMVKKAYDVAELAHRGQLRKSGEPYIVHPVQVAGILTDLQMDPQTVAAGFLHDVVEDTDVSRDDIVREFSEEVALLVDGVTKLGQIKYMSKEEQQAENHRKMFVAMAQDIRVILIKLADRLHNLRTLKYQTADKQRMKAAETLEIFAPIAHRLGISTIKWELEDTALRYLNPQQYYRIVNLMKKKRNEREDYLKDVIEEIQRQLDEVEIEADIYGRPKHIYSIYKKMAMQNKQFNEIYDLIAVRITVGSIKDCYAVLGIIHSTWKPMPGRFKDYIAMPKQNLYQSLHTTVIGPQGDPLEVQIRTEEMHRIAEYGVAAHWAYKEGKNIETTQNTVDQRLTWFREILEFQNASSNAEEFMESLKFDLFSDMVYVFSPKGDVMELPAGSCPIDFAYRVHSEIGHKMIGAKVNGKMVPLDTKLSTGDIVEVLTSKQSFGPSRDWLKIAQSSQAKNKIKQFFKKQVRDENVNKGKDMIEREIRSQDFTVKDILTNENIKRVCEKYNFAGEEDLYAAVGFGGITAQQIVNRLAERERRKREQDEALERVTIEMRTATPKKPTESGVVVRGIDNLMIRLSRCCNPVPGDPIIGFITKGRGVSVHRGDCPNISVEETERLVPVEWDGSEKEAAALKQYSVDIAVEAYDRPGLVNEVMQLVNDTRTSITAVNAQADNDKIATINLTIMIPNVSTLDRVVGRIKGLPDIYSVQRVTN; the protein is encoded by the coding sequence ATGGCGAAAGATCAAATCAAAACAGCCGAAGATGTCTTTGCGGACGCGGCAGCTTATATGAATGAGCAGCATGTCGCGATGGTAAAAAAGGCATACGATGTCGCAGAACTGGCACACCGCGGCCAGCTCCGTAAATCAGGTGAACCGTATATTGTCCATCCTGTTCAGGTTGCCGGCATTCTGACCGATCTGCAGATGGACCCGCAGACCGTCGCAGCCGGTTTCCTGCATGATGTCGTCGAGGATACGGACGTCTCGCGCGATGACATTGTCCGGGAGTTCAGTGAAGAAGTCGCACTCCTGGTGGACGGTGTAACAAAGCTCGGTCAGATTAAATACATGTCCAAAGAAGAGCAGCAGGCGGAAAACCACCGGAAAATGTTTGTGGCCATGGCCCAGGATATCCGGGTCATTTTGATCAAACTGGCGGACCGGCTGCACAATCTGCGGACATTGAAATACCAGACGGCGGATAAACAGCGGATGAAAGCGGCAGAGACGCTTGAAATTTTTGCGCCGATCGCACACCGGCTTGGAATTTCCACCATTAAGTGGGAGCTTGAAGATACCGCCCTCCGCTACTTGAATCCCCAACAGTACTACCGCATCGTGAACCTGATGAAGAAAAAACGCAACGAGCGGGAAGATTACCTGAAAGACGTCATTGAAGAAATCCAGCGCCAGCTCGATGAAGTGGAAATTGAAGCGGATATCTACGGCCGTCCGAAACATATCTACTCCATCTATAAGAAAATGGCGATGCAAAACAAGCAGTTCAATGAAATTTATGATTTGATTGCGGTGCGCATCACGGTCGGCAGCATCAAGGACTGCTATGCAGTGCTCGGCATCATCCATTCGACGTGGAAACCGATGCCCGGCCGCTTTAAGGATTATATTGCAATGCCGAAACAGAATTTGTACCAGTCGCTCCATACGACCGTGATCGGACCGCAGGGCGACCCGCTTGAAGTGCAGATCCGCACGGAAGAAATGCACCGCATCGCCGAATACGGGGTTGCGGCCCATTGGGCGTACAAAGAAGGCAAAAATATTGAAACGACCCAGAATACGGTCGATCAGCGGCTGACATGGTTCCGGGAAATCCTCGAGTTCCAGAATGCTTCGTCCAACGCGGAAGAATTCATGGAGTCGCTGAAATTCGATTTATTCTCGGATATGGTTTACGTCTTTTCACCAAAAGGCGATGTCATGGAATTGCCGGCCGGTTCCTGTCCGATCGATTTCGCTTACCGCGTGCATTCGGAAATCGGCCATAAAATGATCGGGGCCAAAGTGAATGGCAAGATGGTACCGCTCGACACGAAACTGAGCACCGGTGATATTGTGGAAGTGCTGACATCAAAGCAATCATTCGGCCCGAGCCGGGACTGGCTGAAAATCGCTCAGTCCTCTCAGGCAAAGAATAAGATCAAGCAATTTTTCAAGAAGCAGGTCCGCGATGAAAACGTCAATAAAGGCAAGGACATGATCGAACGCGAAATCCGGTCACAGGACTTTACCGTCAAGGATATCCTGACAAATGAAAATATCAAGCGGGTCTGTGAAAAATACAATTTTGCCGGGGAAGAAGATCTGTATGCGGCTGTCGGATTCGGCGGCATCACTGCCCAGCAAATCGTCAATCGCCTGGCGGAGCGGGAACGCCGCAAACGCGAACAGGATGAAGCGCTTGAACGGGTGACGATTGAAATGCGGACGGCTACCCCGAAAAAACCGACGGAATCCGGCGTCGTAGTGCGGGGCATCGATAATTTGATGATCCGCCTGTCCCGCTGCTGCAATCCGGTGCCGGGTGACCCGATCATCGGTTTTATCACAAAAGGACGCGGCGTTTCTGTACACCGCGGCGACTGTCCGAATATTTCGGTTGAAGAAACTGAACGTCTGGTGCCGGTGGAATGGGACGGATCGGAAAAAGAAGCGGCTGCGCTCAAACAGTATTCCGTGGATATCGCAGTGGAAGCGTACGATCGGCCTGGCCTCGTAAATGAAGTGATGCAGCTTGTCAATGACACCCGGACAAGCATCACGGCCGTGAACGCCCAGGCGGATAACGATAAAATTGCAACGATTAACCTGACCATCATGATTCCGAACGTTTCAACGCTTGACCGCGTTGTCGGCCGGATCAAAGGGCTGCCGGATATCTACTCCGTTCAGCGGGTTACGAATTGA
- the gnd gene encoding phosphogluconate dehydrogenase (NAD(+)-dependent, decarboxylating), with the protein MQIGMIGLGKMGKNLALNLADHGHEVIGYDSNAAGEENGFKLAKSVGELVERLEKPRTVWLMVPAGDITETVLTELSGLLEAGDTIIDGGNSNYKDTVRRAKELNEKELFFFDCGTSGGTEGARNGICAMIGGDAEKFKELEPVFQGISVTDGYLYTGKAGSGHFLKMIHNGIEYGIMQSIAEGFDILNKSDFDYEYEKVARVWNNGSIIQSYLMGLTENAFSKDPELESIRGVMNSSGEGKWTVETALDFNVPAPVIALSLMMRYRSQEDDTFTGKVVAALRNEFGGHAVEKK; encoded by the coding sequence ATGCAGATCGGAATGATTGGCTTAGGCAAAATGGGAAAGAACCTGGCGCTTAACTTGGCAGATCACGGCCACGAGGTAATCGGATACGACAGCAATGCGGCCGGAGAAGAAAACGGTTTCAAACTGGCGAAATCGGTTGGAGAACTTGTCGAGCGTCTTGAAAAACCCCGTACCGTCTGGCTGATGGTGCCGGCGGGTGACATCACGGAAACGGTCCTGACGGAACTGAGCGGGCTGCTAGAAGCAGGAGATACGATTATCGATGGCGGAAATTCCAATTACAAAGATACCGTCCGGCGGGCGAAGGAATTGAATGAGAAAGAGCTTTTCTTCTTTGATTGCGGCACAAGCGGCGGAACGGAAGGCGCCCGGAACGGGATTTGCGCAATGATTGGCGGAGATGCGGAAAAGTTTAAAGAACTTGAGCCGGTATTCCAAGGGATCTCTGTGACGGATGGCTATCTGTATACCGGAAAAGCCGGGAGCGGCCATTTCCTGAAGATGATTCACAACGGCATCGAATATGGCATCATGCAATCGATTGCTGAAGGGTTCGACATTCTGAATAAAAGTGATTTTGACTATGAGTACGAAAAAGTGGCCCGGGTTTGGAATAACGGTTCGATTATCCAGTCATACCTCATGGGACTCACAGAAAATGCATTTTCGAAAGACCCGGAACTGGAAAGCATCCGCGGTGTGATGAATTCTTCCGGGGAAGGAAAATGGACAGTCGAAACAGCGCTGGACTTCAACGTTCCTGCTCCAGTTATCGCGTTGTCTCTGATGATGCGTTACCGCTCACAAGAAGACGACACATTCACCGGAAAAGTGGTGGCAGCTCTCCGGAATGAATTCGGCGGACACGCCGTTGAGAAAAAATAA
- the dtd gene encoding D-aminoacyl-tRNA deacylase, translating into MKIVLQRSKEAAVTVDGEVTGSIASGYVLLVGLTHMDTQEDVKYTAKKIAGLRLFEDAEGKMNRSIQEAGGEVLSISQFTLYGDVRKGRRPSFTEAARPEQAEQLYEAFNDELRKHGLTVETGVFGAMMDVSLVNDGPVTIIVESRQTEKD; encoded by the coding sequence ATGAAGATTGTGCTTCAGCGCTCGAAGGAAGCGGCAGTGACGGTTGACGGTGAAGTTACCGGGAGCATTGCATCCGGCTATGTGCTTCTCGTCGGTCTCACGCATATGGATACACAAGAAGATGTGAAATATACAGCGAAGAAAATTGCCGGGCTCCGGCTGTTTGAAGATGCGGAAGGCAAAATGAACCGATCGATTCAGGAAGCGGGCGGGGAAGTCCTGTCCATTTCCCAATTCACTTTGTACGGCGATGTGCGGAAAGGGCGGCGGCCGAGCTTCACGGAAGCGGCCCGGCCCGAACAGGCGGAACAGCTGTACGAAGCGTTCAACGACGAGCTCCGGAAACACGGATTGACTGTTGAAACCGGCGTATTCGGCGCAATGATGGATGTATCACTCGTCAACGACGGCCCGGTAACGATAATCGTTGAATCCAGGCAAACAGAAAAAGACTGA